A window of the Lepus europaeus isolate LE1 chromosome 5, mLepTim1.pri, whole genome shotgun sequence genome harbors these coding sequences:
- the LOC133759300 gene encoding LOW QUALITY PROTEIN: tetratricopeptide repeat protein 34-like (The sequence of the model RefSeq protein was modified relative to this genomic sequence to represent the inferred CDS: inserted 5 bases in 3 codons; substituted 1 base at 1 genomic stop codon) — MFVAHQARPDPLGPHRPMCADHWHFWASSKEATGERLATLLVTRAAAAFFLDGRAEDTLRDLHDAFRESPSAVRRQFQAVLSIQDQERVRAQAQEAADXGLPRFQEAVRSRPELREDADRELQAPVTCALRILLRVALARAQPTLGTHLAEXPDVRALCERLLQPPSPGGAAEDHAGERALLLAQSGFCALHARDAQGAGEDFPAVVEQGAPHLGSCVLAXCGRGLSQVLASSAFLGTLDYVTACGLWPKEALLATKAFVPWNQRGLLLILLREEGRRMLQRLLPPRAELSKPGCGTRQQRGPEWDARGVYQLASLLMELDVEDEAACLLAADALYRLGRLDDAHRTLWAALTQRPPTAMVLVQLVLLQLRRGFYHDRLPLQLVKRLIQARDTACLQPTLDVFCPKDLQLLQGHCHTRALAILWAWPGAANSRACTRDAITYLSLAIFAARSQASESLLARASRYGLLGQKKTAMFDFNSMLRAEPGNVQALCGWALVHLALGQLQEAVANSLSALKLDPAAVVRLDIQSLLAQGLHAHCRALLSRPLREDDAQGLLAAGEALVQMDGGQPSGHLLLANALMALGSYEAAGARLQGPLRTARASVAAMVEQDAADLDFLLXLLEASKRQILAQAVAREANALLDTGRPWQALGFCSLAMLACGGGACHLRLRATCLAQLQECDRALRDLDQLLQEGAGDGDLPWQAEDLCSRGRLLLSLGDEVGAAAAFSQARTLAPAPTQSSLWGQLGRTPTVCLFLHHGQRCLEQQRHAEAWTAAQNGQLVGPSHRGLKQLKARAQRGVDSGCRLH, encoded by the exons ATGTTCGTGGCGCACCAGGCCCGGCCTGACCCATTGGGTCCTCACAGGCCCATGTGTGCCGACCACTGGCACTTCTGGGCCTCGTCGAAAGAGGCCACAG GTGAGCGCCTGGCCACCCTGCTGGTcacgcgcgccgccgccgccttctTCCTGGATGGCCGCGCGGAGGACACGCTGCGGGATCTGCACGACGCCTTCCGCGAGAGCCCCTCCGCCGTGCGCCGGCAGTTCCAGGCCGTGCTGTCCATCCAGGACCAGGAGCGCGTccgggcccaggcccaggaggccGCGGA TGGGCTTCCCCGCTTCCAGGAGGCCGTGCGGAGCCGCCCCGAGCTCCGCGAAGACGCGGATCGTGAGCTGCAGGCACCGGTGACCTGCGCGCTCCGAATCCTGCTCCGTGTGGCACTGGCCAGGGCCCAGCCTACGCTGGGCACCCACCTGGCTG TTCCGGATGTCAGGGCTCTGTGCGAGCGCCTGCTGCAGCCCCCTAGCCCTGGGGGCGCCGCCGAGGACCACGCCGGGGAGCGCGCACTGCTGCTGGCGCAGAGTGGCTTTTGCGCGCTGCACGCCAGGGACGCCCAGGGCGCTGGGGAGGACTTCCCTGCGGTGGTGGAGCAGGGGGCGCCACACCTTGGCAGCTGCGTGCTCGC TTGCGGCCGCGGGCTGTCGCAGGTGCTGGCCAGCAGCGCCTTCCTGGGCACTTTGGACTATGTCACCGCGTGCGGGCTTTGGCCAAAGGAAGCGCTGTTGGCCACCAAGGCCTTCGTGCCCTGGAACCAGCGCGGGCTGCTGCTGATCCTGCTGCGGGAGGAGGGCCGCCGGATGCTGCAGCGCCTGCTCCCGCCCCGCGCCGAGCTGTCGAAGCCAGGCTGCGGGACCCGACAGCAGCGCGGCCCAGAGTG GGATGCCCGCGGTGTGTACCAGCTGGCCTCGCTGCTAATGGAGCTGGACGTGGAGGATGAGGCTGCATGCCTGCTGGCCGCCGATGCCCTGTACCGCCTGGGCCGCCTGGATGACGCTCACAGGACCCTGTGGGCAGCCCTGACACAGAGACCACCTACAGCCATGGTGCTGGTGCAGCTGGTGCTGCTGCAGCTGCGCAGGGGCTTC TACCATGACCGGCTCCCCCTGCAGCTGGTGAAGAGGCTCATCCAGGCCAGGGACACCGCCTGCCTGCAGCCCACCTTGGATGTCTTCTGCCCCAAGGAcctgcagctgctccagggccaCTGCCACACTCGGGCCCTGGCCATCCTGTGGGCATGGCCAGGCGCAGCCAACAGCAGGGCCTGCACCAGGGATGCCATCACCTATCTCTCTCTGGCCATCTTCGCTGCAA GGAGCCAGGCCAGTGAGTCCCTGCTTGCCCGAGCCAGCCGCTATGGGCTCCTGGGCCAGAAGAAAACCGCCATGTTCGACTTCAACTCCATGCTGCGGGCCGAGCCAGGGAACGTGCAGGCTCTGTGTGGGTGGGCGCTTGTGCAcctggccctgggccagc TCCAGGAAGCCGTGGCCAACAGCCTCTCTGCCCTGAAGCTGGACCCGGCCGCTGTGGTGAGGCTCGACATCCAGAGCCTCCTCGCGCAGGGCCTGCACGCTCACTGCCGGGCCCTGCTGAGCCGGCCCCTCCGGGAGGACGACGCCCAGGGCCTTCTGGCCGCTGGGGAGGCACTGGTCCAGATGGACGGCGGGCAGCCCAGtgggcacctgctgctggccaACGCCCTCATGGCGCTGG gcAGCTATGAGGCAGCCGGTGCCCGTCTGCAGGGGCCCCTGCGCACCGCTCGGGCGTCCGTGGCAGCCATGGTCGAGCAGGACGCCGCGGACCTGGACTTCCTGCTGTGACTGCTGGAGGCCTCCAAGCGACAAATCCTCGCCCAG GCCGTTGCCCGGGAAGCCAATGCCCTCCTGGACACGGGGCGGCCGTGGCAGGCGCTGGGCTTCTGCTCCCTGGCCATGCTGGCCTGTGGTGGGGGTGCCTGCCACCTGCGCCTGCGTgccacctgcctggcccagctgcaggaaTGCGACCGAGCCCTCAGGGACCTGGACCAACTgctccaggagggtgcaggggatgGGGACCTCCCGTGGCAGGCAGAGGACCTCTGCTCCAGGGGCCGCCTGCTGCTGAGCCTGGGGGACGAAGTGGGGGCTGCAGCGGCCTTCAGCCAGGCCCGCACGCTGGCACCTGCCCCTACCCAGAGCAGCCTATGGGGGCAGCTGGGCCGGACCCCCACCGTCTGCCTGTTCCTACACCATGGGCAGCGCTGCCTGGAGCAGCAGCGCCACGCGGAGGCCTGGACAGCAGCCCAGAATGGCCAACTGGTGGGCCCCAGCCACCGTGGCCTGAAGCAGTTGAAGGCCAGAGCCCAGAGAGGGGTGGACTCGGGCTGCCGGCTGCACTGA